CAAGACATGAATCTAGGGACGGGACATCCGAGCCATTCCCTGTAGACGATCAGCCACCTTGGACAATCAACCGTCCGCTCTGCAGCCCACTTGGGTAGGATAGATCCATAGCCTGGGTTGTCTGGGCCATCCGTCGTACCACCCTTAACCCATCCGTCGAGCGCATCCTTCCATGACTTTAGACCGTTTGGCATCCCCAACAAAACTCTGGATCTACGACACCACCCTGCGAGATGGAGCCCAACGCGAAGGGCTCTCGCTGTCCATTGAAGACAAAATTCGCATTGCTCGCCAGTTGGATCGCCTCGGGGTGCCGTTTATTGAAGGAGGATGGCCCGGTGCCAATCCCAAGGATGTGCAGTTCTTCTGGCAGCTTCAGGAAGAACCCCTCGCCCAGGCAGAAATTGTGGCGTTTTGTGCCACCCGTCGCCCCGGCCGCAGCGCCGCAGATGACACCATGCTGCAACCAATCCTCACGGCAGGAACCCGCTGGGTGACGCTGTTTGGCAAATCGTGGGATCTCCATGTCACCGAAGGCTTGAAGACGAGCCTCGATGAAAACCTCGCGATGATCCAAGACTCCATCGCGTTCTTCCGCAGCCACGATCGCCGCCTGATCTACGATGCAGAACACTGGTTTGACGGCTACAAGCAAAATCCAGCCTATGCCTTGGAAACCATTAAGGCAGCGATCGCGGCTGGAGCAGAATGGGTAGTTCTCTGCGACACCAACGGCGGCACTCTACCCCATGAGGTCAGCAGCATCAGCCAAGTGGTGGTCGAACAGGTCACTGCCTACGCTCAGCAGCTTGGCTTGGAAACCGTGCCGCAGGTGGGCATTCACACCCACAACGATTCAGGCACCGCCGTGGCCAATGCGATCGCGGCCGTCATGGAAGGGGCACGCATGGTGCAAGGCACCATCAACGGCTATGGCGAGCGCTGCGGTAATGCCAATCTCTGTACGCTAATGCCCAATCTGCAGCTCAAGTTAGGCTATGACTGCGTGTCCGACGACCAGCTCGCCCAACTCTCCGACTCCAGCCGCTTGATTAGCGAAATCGTCAACCTCGCTCCCGATGACCATGCTCCCTTTGTCGGCCTCTCCGCCTTTGCCCACAAGGGTGGCATCCATGTGAGTGCGGTGGAACGCAATCCCCTCACCTACGAACATATCCAGCCGGAGCTGATCGGCAACCATCGCCGCATTGTCATCTCCGATCAAGCTGGCTTGAGTAATGTCTTAGCGAAGGCCCGCAGCTTTGGCATTAACCTCAACAAACAGGATCCCACCTGCCGCCACATCCTAGAGCGGTTGAAGGTGCTGGAGCATGAAGGCTACCAGTTTGAAGCGGCTGAGGCTAGCTTTGAACTGTTGATGCGGGAAGCCCTAGGACAGCGCCAGACTTTCTTTGGCGTGGAAGGATTTCAAGTCCACTGCGGCATGGTGCCAGATTCCCAAGCCTGGGAGACCAATTCCCTAGCGACGGTGAAGCTGTTGGTGAATGGGCAACATATCCTAGAAGCAGCGGAGGGCAATGGCCCTGTCTCTGCCCTCGATTTGGCCTTGCGTAAGGCGTTGACCAATGTCTATCCGGTGATTGCAGATTTCCACCTGACGGACTACAAGGTACGGATTCTAGACGGAACCGCCGGAACCTCGGCCAAAACGCGGGTGCTGGTGGCCTCCAGCAATGGCTACCAGCGCTGGACAACGGTGGGGGTGTCGGGCAATATTATCGAGGCATCTTACCAAGCAACCGTGGAAGGCTTGGAATATGGGCTGATGCTCCAGAGCCAGGCCAAGGCAGCGCTGACGTCCTAATCCGGTTTCTGGACGAACGATGATGGTGGCGACAGCAGGCCGATCTTGGTTACTCGGCAGAACGGCTGCACGCTAATGATGATGGTGACGACGGCGATGGCGCACCTGCCGCAAGCGACGTAGATGGCGCACCAGCCATAGACCGATGCCGTAGCTACAGAGGGAGGCGATCGCTCCTACCACTAGGGAGCCCACAAAAAGACTAGCGATGAAGTCACCACTGGTATCCATGAAAGCATCCCAGGAATTCAGCGACAGTCCCTCGGTAATTTCTAGCTCTAAGCCCAGAATCTGGCGTCCGATGTGAAAGTTGAACGCATAGAGGGGAACATAGGTCAGAGGATTGCTAATCCAGGTGCCGGCAGCAGCAACCAGTTTATTGCCGCGAAAAATGGCCGCTAGGGCAATGCCCATCAGGGTCTGGAGCCCAAACAGGGGAAAGCAACCCGCGAAAACCCCTGCCGCTAGACCACGGGCGATCGCCTCGGAGCTACCCCGCAGACGGATGAAACGATAGAACAGATAGCGCAGTTGACGACGCCATCCTCGGTACGGACGGCGCGATCGCCTCGGCAAGGTTGGGGGTTCATCAACGGGGTTAGAGGAAAGACGGGGCGATCGCATAATACTAAGTCAGTCACGGCAGGGCATCTGGGCAGTGAGGATGGTGGCGGGCACTTCAGTTACCAGGGATACTTTACGATTGTAGACGGTTGCCCCTAGAGTTTGAATCCGGGTATCTCAACACTCCGTAGATAACCTGACGCCCCAGCGGTATAAAAAGATTCCACATCAAGAGTCCACTTAGTGAGAGTGAATGGGCCATGGCTGCATCCTTAAGTCACCACGAAACCATTGCGGCGATCGCCACTGCCATTGCACCGGAGCAAGGTAGCGTCGGCATCGTGCGGCTATCGGGGGATCAATCCCAAGCGATCGCCCATCGCCTTGTCCAAACGCCTGGCCATCAAGCTTGGGAAAGCCACCGCATTCTCTATGGCTACATTCGCGATCCGCACACTCAGGCGATTGTAGATGAAGCCTTGGTCTTACTCATGTTGGCTCCCCGCTCCTACACGCGGGAAGACGTGGTGGAGCTGCACTGCCACGGCGGCATTATGGTGGTACAGCGGGTGCTGCAATTGTGCATCGAAGCGGGGGCTCGGCTAGCAGAACCAGGAGAATTTACCCTGCGGGCTTTTTTGAACGGTCGCATTGACCTGACCCAGGCGGAAAGCATCACTGATCTAGTGGGAGCGCGATCGCCCCAAGCAGCCCAAACGGCCCTAGCGGGACTGCGAGGTAAGCTAGCTCAGCCAATTCGTCGCTTGCGGCAACAGTGCCTGAGTATCTTAGCTGAGGTGGAAGCCCGCATTGACTTTGCAGATGACCTCCCTCCCCTGGATGACGCTGAGATTCAACGACAACTGGACGATCTGGTGCAGCAAGTCCAGAAGGTCTTAGATACAGCAGAGCGGGGTATCTTAATGCGCACGGGGCTGAAAGTGGCGATCGTCGGACGGCCCAATGTGGGTAAGTCTAGCTTACTGAATGCCTGGAGCCAGAGCGATCGCGCCATCGTCACCGATCTGCCAGGCACAACGCGAGATGTGGTGGAATCCCAACTGACCGTCCGAGGTATTCCAGTGCAGGTGCTGGATACGGCCGGTATTCGTGAAGCCAGTGACCAAGTCGAACAACTGGGAATTGAGCGATCGCGCCGGGCTGCCGAAGCGGCTGACTTGATCTTATTTACGATCGACGCTCAGTCAGGCTGGACTAGCGACGATCAAATCATTTACGACCAGGTAAGCGATCGCCCCTTAATCTTGATCATGAATAAAGTAGACCTAGCCGATGCGGTTGACCCCACCAGCCTGCCATCGGTATCCCATATTGTGCGCACAGCCGCCGCCTATCACCAAGGCATCGAAGCCCTAGAAGACGCCATTCTAGACTGCATCCACGCCAAAACCCTCACCGCCGCCAATCAAGACTTCGCCATCAACCAACGGCAAGCGATCGCCCTGACCCGCGCTAAGTCTGCCCTGCTTCAGGTGCAGCAAACAACCCAGGAGCAGCTTCCGTTGGACTTCTGGACCATTGACCTGCGGCAAGCCATCCAGTCCCTAGGCGAAATTACCGGCGAGGAGATGGTGGAATCGGTGCTGGATGAAATCTTTAGCCGTTTTTGTATTGGGAAGTAAAATGATCGCTCTTTATTGACTCTAGCCAAAGAAGCGGTGAAACAATGAAAATACGTTAATTACGATCTTTAGGGCTCACCCCATTCCCGAGGGTTCAGCGCCTGAAAGCTGAGAATCAATAAAGATCAACAATATTATTTTTCCATCTTAAATGCATAGAAGATGGTGCTAGGGCGGACTATTGCCCGCCCTAGAGGTTAGGATGCCGAATGAGCGATACCTAACTAAGTTGCTTAACTTCTGCAACAAGCTTAGCAACCACATCTTTAGCGCTGCCAAACATCATCATGGTGTGCTCTTTGAAGAACAAATCATTTTCAATGCCGGCAAAGCCTGCGCTCATGCCGCGCTTGATGACGATGGTGTTGTGGGCACGATCCACATCCAAAATCGGCATTCCGTAAATGGGACTGCTAGCATTTTCGCGGGCAGCGGGATTGACCACGTCATTTGCGCCAATCACCAACGCCACGTCCGTGCGTTCAAATTCTGGATTGATGTCGTCCATGTCGCAGAGTTGATCGTAGGGAACGTTGGCTTCAGCCAGCAACACGTTCATGTGACCGGGCATCCGGCCTGCTACCGGGTGAATGGCATATTTCACAGTCACGCCGAGGCGGTCAAGCTGGTCAGCAAGTTCTCGCACGGAGTGCTGGGCTTGGGCCACAGCCATGCCATAGCCGGGAACAATGACGACCGATCGCGCATAGCCCAGCATCATCGCGCCTTCTTCCGGTTCTACCGATCGCACCACCCGATCGCCCTGGTCTCCACCGGCAGCGATCGCTGTTCCGCCATCGGAGCCAAAAGCGCTGAACAGCACATTGGCCAAAGAACGGTTCATGGCTTTACACATAATCTGGGTCAAGATCAACCCCGATGCACCCACCAAAGCCCCGGCAATGATCAACATATTGTTCATCAAGATGAA
The genomic region above belongs to Leptolyngbya sp. CCY15150 and contains:
- the cimA gene encoding citramalate synthase, which produces MTLDRLASPTKLWIYDTTLRDGAQREGLSLSIEDKIRIARQLDRLGVPFIEGGWPGANPKDVQFFWQLQEEPLAQAEIVAFCATRRPGRSAADDTMLQPILTAGTRWVTLFGKSWDLHVTEGLKTSLDENLAMIQDSIAFFRSHDRRLIYDAEHWFDGYKQNPAYALETIKAAIAAGAEWVVLCDTNGGTLPHEVSSISQVVVEQVTAYAQQLGLETVPQVGIHTHNDSGTAVANAIAAVMEGARMVQGTINGYGERCGNANLCTLMPNLQLKLGYDCVSDDQLAQLSDSSRLISEIVNLAPDDHAPFVGLSAFAHKGGIHVSAVERNPLTYEHIQPELIGNHRRIVISDQAGLSNVLAKARSFGINLNKQDPTCRHILERLKVLEHEGYQFEAAEASFELLMREALGQRQTFFGVEGFQVHCGMVPDSQAWETNSLATVKLLVNGQHILEAAEGNGPVSALDLALRKALTNVYPVIADFHLTDYKVRILDGTAGTSAKTRVLVASSNGYQRWTTVGVSGNIIEASYQATVEGLEYGLMLQSQAKAALTS
- a CDS encoding NAD(P)(+) transhydrogenase (Re/Si-specific) subunit beta, with the protein product MLTTGFLSSGIEITYLVAASLFIVGLKKLSSPATARQGNQIAAVGMLVAIVATLLNQSVLNYTMILVGIVIGSLVGAIAAQKVAMTAMPQMVGIFNGLGGAASALIAVGEFWRVLTTTGTAPVDATLVTILGVLIGGVTFTGSLMAFAKLQGIMPGAPITFPLQQPFNIFILVSFLAGSGYLLVHPEQTFVFLGLLAISLLLGVLFVLPIGGADTPVVISLLNSYSGLAASAAGFILMNNMLIIAGALVGASGLILTQIMCKAMNRSLANVLFSAFGSDGGTAIAAGGDQGDRVVRSVEPEEGAMMLGYARSVVIVPGYGMAVAQAQHSVRELADQLDRLGVTVKYAIHPVAGRMPGHMNVLLAEANVPYDQLCDMDDINPEFERTDVALVIGANDVVNPAARENASSPIYGMPILDVDRAHNTIVIKRGMSAGFAGIENDLFFKEHTMMMFGSAKDVVAKLVAEVKQLS
- a CDS encoding DUF2062 domain-containing protein, giving the protein MRSPRLSSNPVDEPPTLPRRSRRPYRGWRRQLRYLFYRFIRLRGSSEAIARGLAAGVFAGCFPLFGLQTLMGIALAAIFRGNKLVAAAGTWISNPLTYVPLYAFNFHIGRQILGLELEITEGLSLNSWDAFMDTSGDFIASLFVGSLVVGAIASLCSYGIGLWLVRHLRRLRQVRHRRRHHHH
- the mnmE gene encoding tRNA uridine-5-carboxymethylaminomethyl(34) synthesis GTPase MnmE; this translates as MAASLSHHETIAAIATAIAPEQGSVGIVRLSGDQSQAIAHRLVQTPGHQAWESHRILYGYIRDPHTQAIVDEALVLLMLAPRSYTREDVVELHCHGGIMVVQRVLQLCIEAGARLAEPGEFTLRAFLNGRIDLTQAESITDLVGARSPQAAQTALAGLRGKLAQPIRRLRQQCLSILAEVEARIDFADDLPPLDDAEIQRQLDDLVQQVQKVLDTAERGILMRTGLKVAIVGRPNVGKSSLLNAWSQSDRAIVTDLPGTTRDVVESQLTVRGIPVQVLDTAGIREASDQVEQLGIERSRRAAEAADLILFTIDAQSGWTSDDQIIYDQVSDRPLILIMNKVDLADAVDPTSLPSVSHIVRTAAAYHQGIEALEDAILDCIHAKTLTAANQDFAINQRQAIALTRAKSALLQVQQTTQEQLPLDFWTIDLRQAIQSLGEITGEEMVESVLDEIFSRFCIGK